AAGCATTTACAATGGCGGATCACGGCGTGCGCAACCCGCGCATGACCCCTCGCAACACGGTGGCGGCCCGGCGGCAACCCGGCGCGCCACGCATATTGTACCGGCGCGCAATACCGGCCCGGCCGCGAACCCAGGAGACAACGTGACCATCTACAAGCTCGGCGACGACGCCCCGACCATTCATGAAAGCGTGTTCGTCGCGGATACCGCGGCGATCATCGGCAAGGTCGTGCTCGAGGAGAACGCGAGCGTCTGGTTCGGCGCGACGATCCGCGGCGACAACGAGCCGATCGTGATCGGCCAGGGCAGCAACGTGCAGGAAGGCGCGGTGCTGCACACCGATCCGGGCTGCCCGCTGACGGTCGCGCGCGACGTGACGATCGGCCATCAGGCGATGCTGCACGGCTGCACGATCGGCGAGGGTTCGCTGATCGGAATCCAGGCGGTGGTCTTGAATCGCGCAGTGATCGGCCGCAACTGTCTGGTCGGCGCGGGCGCGGTGGTGACCGAGGGCAAAACCTTTCCGGACAATTCGCTGATTCTGGGGGCGCCCGCCAAGGTGGTTCGCACGCTGACCGACGAGGACATCGCGCGGATGCGCACCAATACGCAAAACTACGCGCAGCGACGCGTGTATTTCAAGGAACAGCTCGTGCGGATCGGCTGATCGCCGCGCCGCCGCTGTCCGACAATCGAGGAACCGAAGTGAGCGACCAGTTACAGAAATTCATGTTCAACACGGCGCCGGTGCGCGGCGAGATCGTCTCGCTGCGCAACACCTGGCAGGAAGTCCTGACGCGCCGTGCCTATCCGGCGCCCGTGCGCAACGTGCTCGGCGAGATGATGGCCGCCTGCGCGCTGCTGTCCGCGAACCTGAAGTTCAACGGCACGCTCATCATGCAGATCTACGGCGACGGTCCGGTGAAGATGCTGGTCGTGCAGTGCGGCTCGGACCTGTCGATCCGCGCCACCGCGAAGCTTTCCGAAGGCGCCGAGCAGACGCTCGGCGACGAGATGCCGTTCGCCGAACTCGTCAACGCGAGCGGCCACGGCCGCTGCGTGATCACGCTCGACCCGGCCGACAAGCAGCCGGGCCAGCAGCCCTACCAGGGCATCGTGCCACTCAGCGACCACGACGGCCCGCTCGAATCGGTCGCGCGCGTGCTCGAACACTACATGCACCACTCGGAGCAGCTCGACACGCGGCTCTGGCTCGCGGCCAACGGCGAGCGCGCGGTCGGCATGCTGCTGCAGAAGCTGCCCGGCGACGGCGGCATCGTGCCGCGCGCCGACGCACCCGACGCCGACACCTGGGAACGCGTCTGCACGCTCGGCAGCACGCTGTCGTCGAAAGAGCTGCTCGAGGTGGAACCGGAGACGGTGTTCCGGCGTCTGTTCTGGCAGGAGAACGTGAGCCACTTCGAGCCGGCCGGCACGCGTTTCCAATGCACCTGCTCGCGCGAGAAGGTCGGCGGGATGCTGCGCATGCTGGGCCGCGAGGAAGTGGACAGCGTGATCGAGGAGCGCGGCCACGTCGAAATCCACTGCGAGTTCTGCAACCAGCGCTACGAGTTCGATCCGGTCGACGTCGAACAGCTGTTCGTGACGCCGGAACTCGGCGCCGGCGTCGCGCCGGCGAGCGAACAGCGCCACTGAGCAGCATGCGGCGCGCGCCGAAGGAGAAGCCAGCATGAAGTCCAAGATCCGCTTTGTCCGCCATGGCGCCGTGCGCGCCATGGGCATGGTCCGGCCGTCGCTGGCCGCCGTCGCGCTCGCCGTGACGCTCGCCGGCTGCGTGGTGCCGCCCACCTCGACGGTGCTGAGCCGGCTGCCCGAGGGCCAGCCCGGCGCGGCGGCCGCGCCGGGCACGGTGCTCACGCCCGCCGAACGCAAGCGCTACGACGCGATCGACAAGCAGGTGCTGCGCGAGCAGAACGAAGCGATCGCGGCCGATGCGCTCGCACGCACCTATTACTACGCGCCCACGCCCGTCTACTACGGTGGTTATTACGGCGGCTGGAATTCGGGCTGGGGCGCCGGCTACGGTTATCCCGGCTGGGGTTGGGGCTGGTGAGGCGCGCGGCCCGGCGGCGCGGGCTTCAGGCATCGATTCACGCATGAAAAACGCGACCCGTGGGTCGCGTTTTTTTGATCCTGCCGGCTGGCGCTCAGTGCGCGGCGCCGTGGCCGTGGTGTCGCTCCGGCTTCGCCCGCGAGACGGGATTCGGCACGACCCGCACCGGCGAGCCGGTGGTATCTCCGTGGTTCGTCAGCGAGGCCGTGGAATTGTCGGCCGGCGTCGCGGACGCAGGCGAATTCGGCGAGACGAACTGCACGAACACCTCGCCGTCCTTGACCATCCCCATTTCGTAGCGCGCGCGCTCCTCGATGGCCGCCGTGCCGTTCTGCAGGTCCTGCACCTCGCCTGCGATCCGCTCGTTGCGCAGCTTCTCGTCGGCGTTCTTCTGCGTCTGGTCCAGCAGCTGCTGGCGCAATTCGTGAACACGCAGCCAGCCGCCATGCCCCCACCACAGTGGGTACTGAATCAACACCAGCAAGGCGATCAGGACGACAGTGACAAGCCGCATTTACAAGCCGCAGATATAAGAAGCGCCGCTTCACGACACACGCGAAGCGGCGACAAGGATGACAAGTCCGGATAGTAGCGCGTTAGCGCAGGTTGTAGAACGCCGACTTGCCCGGGTAGCTGGCGATGTCACCGAGGTCTTCCTCGATGCGCAGCAGCTGGTTGTACTTCGAGATGCGGTCGCTGCGCGACAGCGAGCCGGTCTTGATCTGGCCGGCATTCAGGCCCACGGCGATGTCGGCGATCGTCGAATCTTCCGTTTCGCCCGAGCGGTGCGAGATCACGGCCGTGTAGCCGGCGCGCTTGGCCATCTCGATCGCCGCGAAGGTTTCCGTCAGCGTGCCGATCTGGTTGATCTTGATGAGGATCGAGTTCGCGATGCCCTTCTCGATGCCTTCCTTGAGGATCCGCGTGTTGGTGACGAACAGATCGTCGCCGACCAGTTGCACCTTCTTGCCGAGACGCTCGGTCAGGATCTTCCAGCCGTCCCAGTCGCTTTCGTGCATGCCGTCCTCGATCGAGACGATCGGGAACTTGTCGGCCAGCGCGGCGAGGTAGTCGGCGAATTCGGACGACGACAGTTGCAGGCCCTCGCCCGCGAGCTGGTACTTGCCGTCGTGGTAGAACTCGGAGGCCGCGCAGTCGAGCGCGAGCAGCACATCTTCGCCGGCACGGTAGCCGGCCTTCTCGATCGCCTGCAGGATGGTGGACAGGCACTCGTCGTTGCTGCCGAAGTTCGGCGCGAAACCGCCTTCGTCACCGACCGCCGTGCTCATGCCGCGATCCGACAGGATCTTCTTCAGCGCATGGAACACCTCGGCGCCGCAGCGCAGCGCTTCGCGGAAGCTCGGCTGGCTGACCGGGACGATCATGAATTCCTGGATGTCCAGGCTGTTGTTGGCGTGCGCGCCGCCATTGACGATGTTCATCATCGGCACCGGCAGCTGCATCGCGCCCGACCCGCCGAAGTAGCGATACAGCGGCAGGCCCGCCTCTTCGGCGGCGGCCTTCGCGACGGCCATCGAGACGGCCAGCATCGCGTTCGCGCCGAGACGCGACTTGTTGTCGGTGCCGTCGAGTTCGAGCAGCGTCTTGTCGAGGAATGCCTGTTCCGAGGCGTCGAGGCCCATGATCGCTTCGGAAATTTCCGTATTGATATGCTCGACCGCCTTCAGCACGCCCTTGCCGTTGTAGCGGCCGGCTTCGCCGTCGCGCAGCTCGATCGCTTCGCGCGAACCCGTCGAGGCGCCCGACGGGACCGCCGCGCGGCCCATCGTGCCCGATTCCAGCAGCACGTCGCACTCGACAGTGGGATTACCGCGCGAATCCAGAATCTCGCGGCCGATGATATCTACGATTGCACTCATGATTTCCTCTGAGGATGACGATGGATTCCGTCTTGATGGCTGTGACGGCGAAGCGGACCCTTGCTACAGACGCCCGCACTCGCCGCCAAGTTCATGCATTAGTTGAAATCGTTTTCCAGGAACGGCGTGCGCTTGACGGCCGCGTCGAGCGTGACGAGCGTCTCGAGCAGCGCGGCCATGCGATTGAGCGGCACCGCGTTCGGGCCGTCGGACTTCGCTTCGGCCGGATTCGGGTGGGTCTCCATGAACAGCCCGGCCACGCCCGTGGCCACCGCCGCGCGCGCAAGCACCGGCACGAATTCGCGCTGGCCGCCCGAGCTGGTGCCCTGCCCGCCCGGCAGCTGCACCGAATGGGTTGCGTCGAACACCACCGGCGCGCCCGTCTCGCGCATGATCGCGAGCGACCGCATGTCCGACACGAGATTGTTGTAGCCGAACGAAACGCCGCGCTCGCAGGCGAAGAAGCGGTCTTCCGAGAGCCCCGCTTCGCGCGCCGCGTCACGGGCCTTGTCGATCACGTTCTTCATGTCGTGCGGCGCGAGGAACTGGCCCTTCTTGATGTTGACGGGCTTGCCCGAGCGCGCGCAGGCCTGGATGAAATCGGTCTGGCGGCACAGGAAGGCCGGCGTCTGCAGCACGTCGACGACCGACGCGACCGCGTCGATCTCCTCGATCGCGTGGACGTCGGTCAGCACCGGCAGGCCGAGCTGGCGCTTGACCTCGGACAGGATGCGCAGCCCCTCGTCCATGCCGAGCCCGCGGAACGACTTGCCGGAGCTGCGGTTCGCCTTGTCGTAGGACGACTTGTAGATGAACGGCACGTTCAGCTTCGCGCAGATTTCCTTGAGCCGGCCCGCCGTGTCGATCGTCATCTGCTCCGATTCGACCACGCAGGTGCCGGCGATCAGGAAGAACGGCCGGTCGAGGCCGACTTCGAAATCGCCCAGTTTCATGCTTTCACTCCGGCACGCGCCTGCTGGCCAGCCAGCGCGGCTTCGACGAACGACTTGAAGAGGGGATGGCCGTCACGCGGCGTGGACGTGAATTCCGGGTGGAACTGCACGCCGACGAACCACGGGTGCATCGAGCGCGGCAGTTCCATCATTTCCGGCAGATCCTCGCTCGGCGTGCGCGCGCTGATCACGAGGCCGCCCGCTTCCAGCTGCGGCACGAAGCGGTTGTTCACTTCGTAGCGGTGGCGGTGACGCTCGTTGACGTCGGTGCCGTAGATTTCCTGCGCGAGGGTGCCGGCCTTGATCGGGCAGCGCTGCGAACCGAGCCGCATGGTGCCGCCCAGGTCCGACTCCTCGGTGCGCTTCTCGACCTTGCCTTCGCGGTCGTACCACTCGGTGATCAGCGCGACCACGCGGTTCGGCGTGTTCGGATCGAACTCGGTGCTGTTCGCGTCGGCCAGGCCGACCACGTCGCGCGCGAATTCGATCACCGCGAGCTGCATGCCGAGGCAGATGCCGAGGTACGGCACCTTCGCCTCGCGCGCATGGCGGATCGCCGCGATCTTGCCTTCCGTGCCGCGCCGGCCGAAGCCGCCCGGCACCAGCACCGCGTCGAGATGCTTGAGGCTGTCGACGCCGTTCGCCTCGATCTCCTCGGAGTCGAGATACTGGATGTTGACCTTCGTCGAGGTGTGGATCGACGCGTGGCGCAGGGCTTCGATCAGCGACTTGTACGATTCGGTCAGCTCGACGTACTTGCCGACCATGCCAATCGTCACTTCGTGGCGCGGATTCTCGAGCTTGTCGACGAGGCCCGCCCACATGCTCAGGTCGGCGTCCTTCGGCGAGAGCTTCAGCTCTTCGCAGATGATCTTGTCGAGGCCCTGGTCGTGCAGCATCTGCGGAATCTTGTAGATGCTGTCGACGTCCCACACCGAGATCACGGCGTCTTCGGGCACGTTCGAGAACAGCGAGATCTTCTTCGATTCGTCGTCGGGGATGCGGCGGTCCGCACGGCAC
The genomic region above belongs to Burkholderia plantarii and contains:
- a CDS encoding CTP synthase — encoded protein: MTKYVFVTGGVVSSLGKGIAAASLAAILESRGLKVTLLKLDPYINVDPGTMSPFQHGEVFVTEDGAETDLDLGHYERFISTKMRKANNFTTGQIYESVIRKERRGDYLGKTVQVIPHITNEIQAFIERGAASATCGEPDVAIVEIGGTVGDIESLPFLEAARQMSLRMGRNSACFVHLTLVPYIATAGELKTKPTQHSVQKLREIGILPHVLLCRADRRIPDDESKKISLFSNVPEDAVISVWDVDSIYKIPQMLHDQGLDKIICEELKLSPKDADLSMWAGLVDKLENPRHEVTIGMVGKYVELTESYKSLIEALRHASIHTSTKVNIQYLDSEEIEANGVDSLKHLDAVLVPGGFGRRGTEGKIAAIRHAREAKVPYLGICLGMQLAVIEFARDVVGLADANSTEFDPNTPNRVVALITEWYDREGKVEKRTEESDLGGTMRLGSQRCPIKAGTLAQEIYGTDVNERHRHRYEVNNRFVPQLEAGGLVISARTPSEDLPEMMELPRSMHPWFVGVQFHPEFTSTPRDGHPLFKSFVEAALAGQQARAGVKA
- the hslO gene encoding Hsp33 family molecular chaperone HslO, encoding MSDQLQKFMFNTAPVRGEIVSLRNTWQEVLTRRAYPAPVRNVLGEMMAACALLSANLKFNGTLIMQIYGDGPVKMLVVQCGSDLSIRATAKLSEGAEQTLGDEMPFAELVNASGHGRCVITLDPADKQPGQQPYQGIVPLSDHDGPLESVARVLEHYMHHSEQLDTRLWLAANGERAVGMLLQKLPGDGGIVPRADAPDADTWERVCTLGSTLSSKELLEVEPETVFRRLFWQENVSHFEPAGTRFQCTCSREKVGGMLRMLGREEVDSVIEERGHVEIHCEFCNQRYEFDPVDVEQLFVTPELGAGVAPASEQRH
- the ftsB gene encoding cell division protein FtsB; its protein translation is MRLVTVVLIALLVLIQYPLWWGHGGWLRVHELRQQLLDQTQKNADEKLRNERIAGEVQDLQNGTAAIEERARYEMGMVKDGEVFVQFVSPNSPASATPADNSTASLTNHGDTTGSPVRVVPNPVSRAKPERHHGHGAAH
- the kdsA gene encoding 3-deoxy-8-phosphooctulonate synthase, which encodes MKLGDFEVGLDRPFFLIAGTCVVESEQMTIDTAGRLKEICAKLNVPFIYKSSYDKANRSSGKSFRGLGMDEGLRILSEVKRQLGLPVLTDVHAIEEIDAVASVVDVLQTPAFLCRQTDFIQACARSGKPVNIKKGQFLAPHDMKNVIDKARDAAREAGLSEDRFFACERGVSFGYNNLVSDMRSLAIMRETGAPVVFDATHSVQLPGGQGTSSGGQREFVPVLARAAVATGVAGLFMETHPNPAEAKSDGPNAVPLNRMAALLETLVTLDAAVKRTPFLENDFN
- the eno gene encoding phosphopyruvate hydratase, with product MSAIVDIIGREILDSRGNPTVECDVLLESGTMGRAAVPSGASTGSREAIELRDGEAGRYNGKGVLKAVEHINTEISEAIMGLDASEQAFLDKTLLELDGTDNKSRLGANAMLAVSMAVAKAAAEEAGLPLYRYFGGSGAMQLPVPMMNIVNGGAHANNSLDIQEFMIVPVSQPSFREALRCGAEVFHALKKILSDRGMSTAVGDEGGFAPNFGSNDECLSTILQAIEKAGYRAGEDVLLALDCAASEFYHDGKYQLAGEGLQLSSSEFADYLAALADKFPIVSIEDGMHESDWDGWKILTERLGKKVQLVGDDLFVTNTRILKEGIEKGIANSILIKINQIGTLTETFAAIEMAKRAGYTAVISHRSGETEDSTIADIAVGLNAGQIKTGSLSRSDRISKYNQLLRIEEDLGDIASYPGKSAFYNLR
- a CDS encoding gamma carbonic anhydrase family protein, with the protein product MTIYKLGDDAPTIHESVFVADTAAIIGKVVLEENASVWFGATIRGDNEPIVIGQGSNVQEGAVLHTDPGCPLTVARDVTIGHQAMLHGCTIGEGSLIGIQAVVLNRAVIGRNCLVGAGAVVTEGKTFPDNSLILGAPAKVVRTLTDEDIARMRTNTQNYAQRRVYFKEQLVRIG